One stretch of Miscanthus floridulus cultivar M001 chromosome 18, ASM1932011v1, whole genome shotgun sequence DNA includes these proteins:
- the LOC136521397 gene encoding peroxiredoxin-2E-1, chloroplastic-like has product MATSALAALSAAAGKRILLSRPASSSPSLSFASRRLAAAAGPLRGFLGAPIRAVASSASAPPKTIVVGDRLPDATLSYFDTPDGELKTVTVRDLTAGKKVVLFAVPGAFTPTCTQKHLPGFVAKAGELRAKGVDTVACVSVNDAFVMRAWKESLGVGDEVLLLSDGNGELARAMGVELDLSDKPVGLGVRSRRYALLAEDGVVKVLNLEEGGAFTNSSAEDMLNAL; this is encoded by the coding sequence ATGGCAACCTCCGCCCTCGCCGCTCTGTCCGCCGCCGCCGGGAAGCGCATCCTCCTCTCGCGCcccgcctcctcctccccctcgctcTCCTTCGCCTCCCGCCGCCTGGCCGCCGCCGCGGGCCCCCTCCGGGGATTCCTTGGCGCGCCAATCCGGGCCGTGGCGTCGTCGGCCTCGGCGCCCCCCAAGACCATCGTGGTCGGGGACCGGCTCCCTGACGCGACGCTCTCCTACTTCGACACCCCCGACGGCGAGCTGAAGACGGTGACGGTCCGCGAcctcaccgcggggaagaaggTGGTGCTCTTCGCGGTGCCCGGCGCGTTCACGCCCACCTGCACCCAGAAGCACCTCCCGGGGTTCGTGGCCAAGGCCGGGGAGCTCCGCGCCAAGGGCGTCGACACCGTGGCCTGCGTCTCCGTCAACGACGCCTTCGTGATGCGCGCGTGGAAGGAGAGCCTCGGGGTCGGCGACGAGGTGCTGCTGCTCTCGGACGGCAACGGGGAGCTGGCGCGCGCCATGGGCGTCGAGCTCGACCTCTCCGACAAGCCCGTCGGGCTCGGCGTCCGGTCCCGGCGCTACGCGCTGCTCGCGGAGGATGGGGTGGTCAAGGTGCTCAACCTCGAGGAGGGCGGCGCGTTCACCAACAGCAGCGCCGAGGACATGCTCAACGCGCTCTGA
- the LOC136521606 gene encoding potassium transporter 10-like produces the protein MKSPPVMDPEAPPPPGTPPYDDEEEEEKRGGRKGVPWRMTLSLAYQSLGVVYGDLSTSPLYVYKAAFAEDIQHSESNDEILGVLSFVFWTLTLVPLLKYVCVVLRADDHGEGGTFALYSLLCRHARAALLPPGRTAAGDEDQFLDGAGGGTKKANGNAVTLGGGAAASVRRLLQRHKVLQRVLLVLALVGTCMVIGDGVLTPAISVFSAVSGLELSMEKEHHKYVELPIACIILVCLFALQHYGTHRVGFIFAPVVITWLLCISVIGVYNIIHWEPTVYRALSPYYMYKFLRKTQRGGWMSLGGILLCVTGSEAMFADLGHFNQLSVQIAFTCMVYPALILAYMGQAAYLCKHHNMETDYRIGFYVSVPVVGSQAVITGTFSMIKQCTSLGCFPRVKIIHTSAKVHGQIYIPEINWILMILCLAVTIGFRNTKHLGNASGLAVITVMLVTTCLMSLVIVLCWHKSIFLAIAFIVFFGTIEALYFSAALIKFREGAWVPIVLALIFILIMCIWHYGTIKKYEFDVQSKVSINWLLGLSPHLGIVRVRGIGLIHTELETGIPAIFSHFVTNLPAFHQVLIFMCIKNVPIPHVRPEERFLVGRIGPKQYRIYRCIVRYGYHDFHKDDIEFEKELVCSVAEFIRSGSSKLNGMPVEFDDEEQHMAVVRSNSIRMLEEEATTVEKTVSPSQASREIQSPSPSPSPAPAPVVVPKKRVRFVLPAASLKPNAGVQEELQELSDAREAGMAFILGHSHVKAKSGSSFLRRFVINFCYDFLRRNSRGPNYAVSIPHASTLEVGMMYYI, from the exons ATGAAGAGCCCCCCTGTCATGGATCccgaggcgccgccgccgccgggcactCCTCCCTATGACGACGAG gaggaggaggagaagcggggAGGACGGAAGGGGGTGCCGTGGCGGATGACGCTGAGCCTGGCGTACCAGAGCCTCGGCGTGGTGTACGGCGACCTCAGCACGTCGCCGCTGTACGTGTACAAGGCGGCGTTCGCGGAGGACATCCAGCACTCGGAGAGCAACGACGAGATCCTCGGCGTGCTCTCCTTCGTCTTCTGGACGCTCACGCTTGTCCCGCTCCTCAAGTACGTCTGCGTCGTCCTCCGCGCCGACGACCACGGCGAGGGTGGCACCTTCGCGCTCTACTCCCTCCTCTGCCGCCACGCGCGCGCCGCGCTGCTCCCGCCGGGACGAaccgccgccggggacgaggaccaGTTCTTGGACGGAGCCGGCGGTGGCACCAAGAAGGCTAACGGCAATGCTGTGACGCTGGGCGGGGGCGCCGCCGCCAGCGTCAGGAGGCTGCTGCAGCGGCACAAGGTCCTGCAGCGGGTGCTGCTCGTGCTGGCGCTGGTGGGCACCTGCATGGTGATCGGCGACGGCGTGCTCAcgccggccatctccg TGTTCTCTGCGGTCTCCGGGCTGGAGCTGTCCATGGAGAAGGAACATCATAAAT ATGTGGAACTTCCTATTGCCTGTATCATACTCGTTTGCCTGTTTGCACTGCAACACTATGGTACACACCGGGTTGGCTTCATTTTCGCTCCAGTTGTGATCACATGGCTCTTATGTATAAGCGTGATCGGTGTTTACAATATTATTCACTGGGAACCCACTGTATATCGAGCATTATCTCCGTATTACATGTACAAGTTCTTGAGGAAGACACAGAGAGGAGGTTGGATGTCCCTGGGAGGAATACTGTTATGCGTAACTG GTTCTGAAGCAATGTTTGCTGATCTGGGGCATTTCAACCAGTTGTCAGTACAG ATTGCTTTTACATGCATGGTGTATCCAGCATTGATCCTTGCTTACATGGGACAAGCTGCTTATCTGTGTAAGCATCATAACATGGAAACTGACTACAGGATTGGATTCTATGTGTCTGTGCCAG TTGTGGGAAGCCAAGCTGTCATCACTGGTACATTCTCAATGATCAAGCAGTGCACTTCTCTGGGCTGCTTTCCTCGGGTGAAGATAATTCATACATCTGCTAAAGTACACGGGCAAATATACATCCCTGAGATCAATTGGATTCTGATGATACTGTGTTTAGCTGTAACCATTGGTTTCAGGAACACAAAGCACTTGGGGAATGCATCAG GATTGGCTGTTATAACCGTCATGCTGGTCACAACGTGCCTGATGTCCCTGGTGATAGTCTTGTGCTGGCATAAGAGCATATTTCTTGCAATTGCCTTCATTGTGTTCTTTGGAACCATTGAGGCACTGTACTTCTCAGCTGCACTCATCAAGTTCAGGGAGGGAGCCTGGGTCCCAATAGTCCTTGCTCTCATCTTCATTTTGATAATGTGCATCTGGCACTATGGCACCATTAAGAAGTATGAGTTTGACGTTCAGAGCAAGGTCTCCATCAACTGGCTCCTTGGTCTCAGCCCTCACCTCGGTATCGTTCGTGTCCGTGGCATTGGCCTCATCCACACCGAGCTCGAAACCGGCATCCCAGCAATCTTCTCGCATTTTGTCACCAACTTACCTGCCTTTCACCAG GTACTCATATTTATGTGCATCAAGAACGTGCCAATACCACATGTCCGGCCTGAAGAGCGGTTCCTCGTTGGAAGGATCGGCCCGAAGCAGTACAGAATCTACCGGTGCATCGTCAGGTACGGTTACCACGACTTCCACAAGGACGACATTGAGTTCGAGAAGGAGCTAGTGTGCAGCGTCGCGGAGTTCATCCGGTCAGGGTCGTCCAAGTTGAACGGCATGCCCGTGGAGTTCGACGACGAGGAGCAGCACATGGCGGTCGTCCGCTCCAACAGCATCCGCATGCTCGAGGAAGAGGCCACCACAGTGGAGAAGACCGTCAGCCCGTCGCAGGCCAGCCGGGAGATAcagtccccgtccccgtccccgtcgccGGCGCCGGCCCCGGTGGTTGTCCCAAAGAAGCGGGTGCGGTTCGTGCTGCCGGCAGCGAGCCTGAAGCCGAACGCCGGCGTGCAGGAGGAGCTGCAGGAGCTGTCCGACGCTCGGGAGGCTGGCATGGCGTTCATCCTGGGCCACTCGCACGTGAAGGCCAAGAGCGGGTCCAGCTTCCTCCGGCGGTTCGTGATCAACTTCTGCTACGACTTCCTGCGGAGGAACAGCCGGGGACCCAACTACGCCGTCTCCATCCCGCACGCCTCCACGCTGGAGGTGGGCATGATGTACTATATCTGA
- the LOC136521607 gene encoding probable glucomannan 4-beta-mannosyltransferase 9: MAGVAVPEWPGTTVPAGYSGSDVVAALWQQVKSPVVVPLLRLSVALCLAMSVMLFAEKVYMAVVVLASRLLGRRPERRYRWEPIVRDGGDLEAGSDAAAYPMVLVQIPMYNEREVYQVSIGAACGLSWPSDRIIVQVLDDSTDPVIKELVRAECARWASKGVNVKYEVRDSRRGYKAGALREGMKRDYVRGCDVVAIFDADFQPEPDFLCRTVPFLLHNPDLALVQARWNFVNADECLMTRMQEMSLDYHFTVEQEAGSSTYAFFGFNGTAGVWRISALNEAGGWKDRTTVEDMDLAVRASLKGWNFVFLGGLMVKNELPSTLKAYRYQQHRWSCGPANLFRKMLMEIVRNKKVTLWKKIHVIYNFFLVRKIIAHIVTFVFYCIVIPTTVLVPEVEIPKWGSVYIPTIITLLNAVGTPRSVHLIVFWILFENVMSLHRTKATFIGLLEAGRVNEWVVTEKLGDALRMKMPGKASKKPRIRIGDRLHILELGIAAYLLFCGCYDIAFGNNHYYIFLFLQSIAFFIVGIGYVGTFVTHS; the protein is encoded by the exons ATGGCCGGTGTGGCGGTGCCGGAGTGGCCGGGGACGACGGTGCCTGCGGGCTACTCCGGCAGCGACGTCGTCGCGGCGCTGTGGCAGCAGGTCAAGTCCCCGGTGGTGGTGCCGCTGCTGCGGCTGTCGGTGGCGCTGTGCCTGGCCATGTCCGTGATGCTGTTCGCGGAGAAGGTTTACATGGCCGTGGTGGTCCTGGCGTCGCGCCTGCTCGGGCGGCGGCCCGAGCGGCGGTACCGATGGGAGCCCATCGTCCGCGACGGCGGCGACCTCGAGGCCGGCAGCGACGCGGCCGCCTACCCCATGGTGCTCGTCCAGATCCCCATGTACAACGAGCGCGAG GTGTACCAGGTGTCGATCGGGGCGGCGTGCGGGCTGTCGTGGCCGTCGGACCGGATCATCGTGCAGGTGCTGGACGACTCCACCGACCCCGTCATCAAG GAGCTGGTTCGGGCGGAGTGCGCGCGGTGGGCGAGCAAGGGCGTGAACGTCAAGTACGAGGTCCGGGACAGCCGGCGCGGGTACAAGGCCGGCGCGCTCCGGGAGGGCATGAAGCGCGACTACGTCCGCGGCTGCGACGTGGTGGCCATCTTCGACGCCGACTTCCAGCCGGAGCCGGACTTCCTGTGCCGCACCGTGCCCTTCCTCCTCCACAACCCCGACCTCGCGCTCGTCCAGGCGCGCTGGAACTTCG TGAACGCAGATGAATGCCTGATGACGAGGATGCAGGAGATGTCCCTGGATTACCACTTCACAGTGGAGCAGGAGGCCGGCTCCTCCACCTACGCCTTCTTCGGCTTCAACG GAACTGCTGGTGTATGGCGCATATCCGCTTTGAACGAGGCAGGAGGATGGAAGGACAGGACCACGGTGGAGGACATGGATCTGGCAGTCCGAGCTAGCCTCAAAGGATGGAATTTTGTATTCCTTGGTGGTCTCATG GTGAAAAATGAGCTCCCAAGTACACTCAAAGCGTACCGATATCAGCAGCACAGATGGTCATGTGGACCAGCAAACTTGTTTAGGAAAATGTTGATGGAGATCGTCAGAAACAAG aaagtgacactTTGGAAGAAAATCCATGTCATCTACAACTTCTTCCTTGTGCGCAAGATCATAGCACACATTGTGACGTTTGTGTTTTACTGCATTGTTATCCCCACGACGGTCTTGGTTCCTGAGGTTGAAATACCAAAGTGGGGTTCTGTCTATATCCCAACCATAATAACCCTTCTCAATGCTGTTGGCACTCCAAG GTCAGTTCACTTAATTGTCTTCTGGATCCTCTTTGAGAACGTGATGTCATTGCATAGAACAAAGGCCACTTTCATCGGCCTATTGGAGGCAGGCAGGGTGAACGAATGGGTGGTGACAGAAAAACTTGGTGATGCCCTGAGGATGAAAATGCCAGGCAAGGCAAGCAAGAAGCCCCGCATAAGGATAGGAGATAG GTTGCATATTCTGGAGCTTGGTATTGCAGCTTACCTCTTGTTTTGTGGATGCTATGACATTGCATTTGGGAACAACCACTACTACATATTCCTATTCCTCCAATCCATCGCTTTCTTCATTGTTGGCATAGGCTATGTTGGAACATTCGTCACCCACTCATAG
- the LOC136521608 gene encoding pentatricopeptide repeat-containing protein At4g16470-like has product MGSAALARMLKSLCITGHLSKAVSLLCQSPVCPGAGTYALLLQECVNRRDARLGKRIHTRMVATGFRCSAYITTKLLIFYAKMGDLGCAQKLFDGMPQRSVVAWNAMISGCARGSAEAQERAVELFGAMRAEGLAPDQFTFASVLCACARLAALGHGRRVHGVAVKSDVGGNVFANSALVDMYLKCSCPEDAHRVFAAAPERNVTMWTAVISGHGQQGRVAEALALFDRMAADGLRPNDVTFLAVLSACAHGGLVDEGLRRFSSMSSDYGLTPRGPHYAAVVDMLARVGRLHDAYELVKNLPDCQEHSVVWGAILGACRKHGGDVELVELAARRFFRLQPGNAGKYLVLANTYAAREMWDSVAGAHGAMRVLGLKKDRAWSSVEVQGKKHIFLVGDTYHDEYSAIYEVCNALASAVAEQSVRPMDGVSYC; this is encoded by the coding sequence ATGGGCTCTGCTGCCCTGGCACGAATGTTGAAGTCCCTGTGCATCACCGGGCACCTGTCCAAGGCCGTGAGCCTGCTGTGCCAGAGTCCCGTGTGCCCCGGCGCTGGAACCTACGCGCTTCTGCTGCAAGAATGCGTGAACCGGAGGGACGCGAGGCTCGGCAAGAGGATCCACACGCGGATGGTCGCCACCGGGTTCCGCTGCAGCGCGTACATCACCACCAAGCTGCTCATCTTCTACGCCAAGATGGGGGACCTCGGCTGCGCGCAGAAACTGTTCGACGGAATGCCGCAGCGGAGCGTCGTCGCGTGGAACGCCATGATCTCCGGGTGCGCGCGCGGCAGCGCGGAGGCACAGGAGAGGGCGGTGGAGCTGTTCGGCGCGATGCGGGCGGAAGGGCTGGCGCCGGACCAGTTCACGTTCGCGTCGGTGCTGTGCGCGTGCGCGAGGCTGGCCGCGCTGGGCCACGGCCGCCGCGTGCACGGCGTCGCGGTCAAGTCCGACGTGGGCGGCAACGTCTTCGCCAACAGCGCGCTCGTTGACATGTACCTCAAGTGCAGCTGCCCCGAGGACGCGCACCGCGTGTTCGCGGCCGCGCCGGAGCGGAACGTCACTATGTGGACCGCGGTCATCTCCGGGCACGGGCAGCAGGGGCGCGTCGCCGAGGCGCTGGCGCTCTTCGACCGGATGGCGGCGGATGGGCTCCGGCCCAACGACGTGACGTTCCTCGCCGTGCTCTCGGCGTGCGCGCACGGCGGGCTCGTGGACGAGGGATTGAGACGCTTCTCCTCCATGTCGTCGGACTACGGCCTCACGCCAAGGGGCCCGCACTATGCGGCGGTGGTCGACATGCTCGCCAGGGTCGGCAGACTACACGACGCCTACGAGCTCGTCAAGAACCTGCCGGACTGCCAGGAGCACTCCGTGGTCTGGGGAGCCATTCTGGGCGCCTGCAGAAAGCACGGTGGAGACGTGGAGCTTGTCGAGCTCGCGGCGCGGCGGTTCTTCCGGCTGCAGCCTGGAAACGCCGGGAAGTACCTGGTCCTGGCCAACACGTACGCTGCCCGCGAGATGTGGGATAGCGTGGCCGGCGCGCACGGGGCCATGAGGGTGCTCGGCTTAAAGAAGGATCGTGCCTGGAGCTCCGTTGAAGTGCAGGGCAAGAAGCACATCTTCCTCGTCGGGGACACGTACCATGACGAATACTCGGCAATATATGAGGTCTGCAATGCACTGGCCTCCGCCGTTGCCGAGCAATCCGTGCGACCAATGGATGGTGTCAGTTATTGTTGA